A window of Paenibacillus sp. 19GGS1-52 contains these coding sequences:
- the frr gene encoding ribosome recycling factor codes for MPQAIKQSAEERMEKAILSLRRDLASLRAGRASTSLLDRIQVEYYGSLTPINQLANISTPDSRTLLIQPWDKTSMSDIERAIMKSDIGITPANDGTIIRLSIPALTEDRRTELVKFTKKFGEEAKIAIRNIRRDANDDIKKMEKNGISEDESHGHQEDIQKTTDKFIAEVDKVLLSKEKEIMEV; via the coding sequence ATGCCACAAGCAATCAAACAAAGTGCTGAAGAACGTATGGAAAAAGCGATTTTGTCGCTGAGACGTGACTTAGCTTCATTGCGTGCAGGTCGTGCATCAACATCGCTACTGGATCGTATCCAGGTTGAATATTATGGTTCCCTTACTCCTATTAATCAGTTGGCCAATATTAGCACGCCGGATTCTCGGACCCTGCTAATCCAACCATGGGATAAAACATCGATGTCAGACATCGAACGGGCGATTATGAAGTCGGACATTGGAATAACTCCTGCAAACGACGGCACAATCATTCGTCTTTCTATTCCTGCACTGACAGAAGATCGCCGGACTGAGTTAGTGAAGTTCACGAAGAAGTTTGGCGAAGAGGCTAAGATAGCTATTCGCAACATTCGCCGTGATGCCAATGATGATATCAAGAAGATGGAAAAAAACGGGATATCTGAAGATGAATCCCACGGTCATCAGGAAGACATCCAAAAAACAACGGATAAGTTCATAGCCGAAGTTGACAAAGTGCTCTTGTCCAAAGAGAAAGAGATTATGGAAGTATAA
- a CDS encoding phosphatidate cytidylyltransferase, translating to MKQRLITGIIAGALFLGLCLLGGWSYQLLLTAMALIGYYEFVKMTGTPAFRGSALLGYAAVLIFMIPWGLLGVSAPLSWEQGIWLLLLLFLLVTVFTKNKLDIRITALLFTGIVYLGMGFSYMAVARASNDGHGLFWTFLLLFCIWGSDAGAYFVGRSFGKNKLWPAISPNKTIEGAVGGVLISMIISLAFAIFVPDLLTIGRALLIGLSCAVLGQLGDLVQSAYKRVYGIKDSGSLLPGHGGILDRCDSWIIVFPFVHIVMLMPYY from the coding sequence TTGAAGCAGCGCTTAATTACCGGAATTATTGCCGGTGCATTATTTTTAGGTTTATGCCTTTTGGGAGGCTGGTCGTATCAGCTTTTGCTAACTGCCATGGCTCTTATCGGGTATTATGAGTTTGTGAAAATGACAGGCACGCCTGCGTTTAGAGGCAGTGCTTTACTTGGTTATGCTGCGGTTCTTATTTTTATGATTCCATGGGGTTTGCTTGGAGTTTCGGCACCTTTATCGTGGGAACAAGGGATTTGGCTGCTGTTGCTGCTATTTCTTCTGGTTACTGTATTCACTAAGAATAAATTAGATATTCGCATCACGGCATTGCTGTTTACGGGTATCGTATATCTAGGGATGGGTTTCTCCTACATGGCTGTGGCTCGTGCATCTAATGACGGACATGGTTTATTCTGGACATTCCTGCTCCTCTTTTGTATATGGGGAAGTGATGCTGGGGCCTATTTTGTGGGCAGGAGCTTTGGAAAGAATAAGTTATGGCCAGCAATTAGCCCCAACAAAACAATAGAGGGTGCAGTTGGTGGAGTTCTGATCTCTATGATCATTTCCTTAGCTTTTGCGATATTTGTTCCTGATCTGCTGACGATTGGACGAGCGCTGCTTATTGGTCTTTCCTGCGCAGTTCTGGGTCAACTTGGAGATCTTGTACAGTCTGCCTATAAGAGGGTATACGGTATTAAGGATTCGGGCTCACTTTTGCCCGGCCATGGTGGTATTCTAGACCGCTGTGACAGCTGGATTATCGTATTTCCGTTCGTACATATTGTAATGCTCATGCCTTACTATTAA
- a CDS encoding 1-deoxy-D-xylulose-5-phosphate reductoisomerase — MKKISILGSTGSIGTQTLDVVAMHPESFEIEGLAAGSNITLLMEQVRRFKPRRVSVATKELAAEISSSLPSGIEVFSGNEGLVEIAAGGDAEMVVTAVMGSVGLQSTLAAIEAGRHIGLANKETLVTAGHLVTELAIRKGVKLLPVDSEHSAIFQCMNGENREDVASITITASGGSFRDYNRDQLKNVTVEDALRHPNWSMGAKITIDSATMVNKGLEVIEAHWLFGLSYEQINVLLHPESIIHSYVEFRDCSIIAQLGNPDMRVPIQYALTYPERWKSPAQRLSLAEVGRLTFREMDYERYPALRLAIDCGKAGGTATTAFNAANEIAVARFLRGEIPFLRIEEIISEVLQRHLNSGYPDLELIEFTDRTVRELASSL; from the coding sequence GTGAAAAAAATAAGTATTCTTGGTTCTACAGGTTCAATCGGCACTCAGACACTTGATGTTGTGGCCATGCACCCGGAATCTTTTGAAATAGAAGGTTTGGCGGCGGGTAGCAACATAACATTGCTGATGGAACAGGTTCGCCGGTTCAAGCCACGGCGTGTCTCTGTTGCCACAAAGGAGTTGGCAGCGGAAATAAGTTCTAGCCTGCCTTCCGGAATAGAAGTATTTAGCGGCAATGAAGGCCTGGTTGAGATCGCTGCAGGTGGAGACGCTGAAATGGTCGTCACAGCTGTAATGGGCAGTGTAGGACTGCAGTCAACCCTCGCAGCTATCGAAGCCGGTAGGCATATTGGTCTTGCGAATAAAGAGACGCTTGTAACCGCCGGACATTTGGTGACAGAGCTCGCAATTCGTAAAGGTGTTAAGCTGCTGCCCGTGGACAGTGAACATTCCGCTATTTTTCAATGTATGAATGGTGAGAACCGTGAAGATGTTGCTTCAATTACAATAACTGCATCTGGTGGGTCTTTTCGGGATTACAATAGGGATCAACTAAAAAATGTAACGGTGGAAGATGCACTTCGTCATCCAAACTGGAGCATGGGAGCCAAAATAACGATCGATTCCGCCACGATGGTGAATAAAGGCCTTGAGGTGATCGAAGCCCATTGGTTGTTCGGGCTTTCTTATGAGCAGATTAACGTGCTGCTGCATCCAGAGAGCATTATCCATTCTTATGTAGAATTCCGCGACTGCAGCATCATTGCCCAGCTTGGTAACCCTGATATGCGTGTGCCCATCCAATATGCACTGACCTATCCCGAGCGCTGGAAATCTCCGGCACAGCGTCTTTCACTTGCTGAGGTGGGGCGGCTCACTTTTCGAGAGATGGATTATGAACGTTACCCAGCCCTTAGACTGGCTATAGACTGTGGCAAGGCTGGTGGAACAGCAACAACCGCCTTTAATGCTGCTAATGAAATTGCGGTTGCTCGTTTTCTACGAGGTGAAATTCCATTTTTGCGTATTGAGGAGATTATTTCGGAGGTATTGCAGAGACATCTGAATTCGGGATATCCGGATTTGGAGCTAATTGAGTTCACTGACCGGACTGTCCGCGAGCTGGCTTCTAGCCTTTAA
- the rseP gene encoding RIP metalloprotease RseP, with translation MEMVQVVFLTVLMFFVLVTVHEWGHYYFAKRAGILVREFAIGFGPKLFSYKRNETQFTLRLLPFGGYARMAGEDPEIIEIGSGQTIAVRLGQDNKVKNIYLDALDTRRNVIRGEAQYTDLEVELVIRLDVDGEVTTYDVHPQAMMIRGTQQTQIAPKDRQFGSKTVGQRALAIVAGPVMNFLLAFVLFAIHLQMVGIPVENPTFVKIGDVSQGMPAQEAGLQKGDIVESINGEKIGADYQKMITLTSESKGKEMKWTLLRGEETINVTMVPRGMEGEEGGKVGITPELPSRKAGIGETVKGSGVAMVDTTKAIFLGFKQLINKFNMDDIGGPVRTFELTGQIAQQGIEYLTYWAAILSLYLGIFNLLPIPALDGSRLAFLGVEALRGKPVDPGHEGMVHFVGFAMLFLLMIAVTYNDILRLITG, from the coding sequence TTGGAAATGGTTCAAGTTGTTTTTTTAACGGTGCTCATGTTTTTTGTCCTTGTGACCGTTCATGAATGGGGACATTACTATTTCGCTAAACGCGCCGGTATTCTCGTCCGGGAATTCGCTATCGGTTTCGGCCCGAAACTGTTTTCTTATAAACGCAATGAAACCCAGTTTACCCTTCGCTTACTACCCTTTGGAGGGTATGCGCGTATGGCTGGTGAAGATCCTGAGATTATCGAGATCGGTTCAGGTCAGACCATCGCTGTGAGACTTGGACAGGATAACAAGGTTAAGAATATCTATCTCGATGCCCTCGACACTCGCAGAAATGTCATCCGTGGCGAAGCACAATATACTGATCTTGAGGTTGAACTAGTAATTCGACTGGATGTAGATGGAGAAGTAACTACCTATGACGTACACCCACAAGCGATGATGATCAGAGGGACACAGCAGACTCAAATTGCTCCTAAAGACCGTCAATTCGGCAGTAAAACGGTTGGACAGCGTGCATTAGCGATTGTTGCAGGTCCTGTGATGAACTTCCTGTTAGCATTTGTTCTATTTGCTATCCATTTACAAATGGTTGGAATTCCAGTCGAGAATCCTACCTTCGTTAAGATAGGGGATGTTAGCCAGGGAATGCCGGCGCAAGAGGCCGGTCTGCAAAAAGGTGACATTGTTGAGTCTATCAACGGGGAAAAGATCGGCGCCGATTACCAAAAGATGATAACTCTAACTTCGGAGTCTAAAGGCAAGGAAATGAAATGGACTTTGCTGCGCGGTGAAGAGACGATTAACGTGACTATGGTGCCACGCGGTATGGAGGGTGAAGAAGGTGGCAAGGTTGGGATCACACCTGAACTTCCTAGTCGTAAGGCTGGCATAGGTGAGACAGTAAAGGGTTCCGGTGTTGCTATGGTCGACACGACCAAGGCGATATTTCTGGGATTTAAACAGCTAATAAATAAATTCAATATGGATGATATTGGAGGTCCGGTTCGTACATTTGAGTTGACGGGCCAGATTGCCCAGCAGGGCATTGAATATCTGACTTATTGGGCAGCAATACTGAGTTTGTACCTGGGTATTTTCAATCTGCTGCCCATTCCCGCACTTGACGGAAGCCGTTTGGCGTTCCTGGGCGTAGAGGCACTGCGTGGTAAACCAGTCGATCCAGGACATGAAGGTATGGTCCATTTTGTCGGATTCGCGATGCTGTTCTTGCTAATGATTGCCGTTACTTATAATGATATATTGCGCTTGATCACTGGATAA
- the tsf gene encoding translation elongation factor Ts: MAVDAKAVKELRERTGAGMLDCKHALEEANNDITKAAELLREKGLSAAASKAGRIATEGVVQSYIHAGGKIGVLVEINCETDFVGKTDQFKDFARDIAMQIAAANPRYVRREEVPQSEVDKEKEILTAQALNEGKPEKIVAKMVEGRISKFYEEYCLLEQTFVKDPDKTISQLLNEKVSTIGENISIRRFVRYELGEGLEKKVDNFVEEVMAQVNK; this comes from the coding sequence ATGGCAGTAGACGCAAAGGCAGTAAAAGAACTTCGTGAAAGAACAGGCGCGGGTATGCTTGATTGTAAACATGCACTGGAAGAAGCAAATAATGATATTACTAAAGCTGCTGAATTGCTTCGTGAAAAAGGATTGTCCGCAGCTGCAAGTAAAGCAGGACGTATTGCAACTGAAGGTGTTGTTCAATCTTACATCCACGCTGGTGGTAAAATTGGCGTACTCGTAGAAATTAACTGCGAAACTGACTTCGTAGGTAAAACAGATCAATTTAAAGACTTTGCCCGCGATATCGCGATGCAAATCGCAGCTGCAAATCCTCGCTATGTGCGTCGTGAAGAAGTGCCGCAATCAGAAGTGGATAAAGAGAAAGAAATTTTGACTGCTCAAGCCCTGAACGAAGGCAAGCCTGAGAAAATCGTGGCGAAAATGGTAGAAGGACGCATCAGCAAATTCTATGAAGAATATTGTTTGCTTGAGCAAACTTTCGTAAAAGACCCAGACAAAACGATCTCCCAATTGTTGAATGAAAAAGTCAGCACTATTGGTGAGAACATCTCCATCCGTCGTTTCGTTCGTTACGAGCTGGGTGAAGGTCTGGAAAAGAAAGTTGACAACTTTGTCGAAGAAGTAATGGCACAAGTTAATAAATAA
- the pyrH gene encoding UMP kinase, with protein MEQPVFKRVVLKVSGESLAGPNGYGIDAEMILSIAEQVKEVVELGVQIAIVCGGGNIWRGIAGSASGIDRATADYMGMLATVMNSLALQDALEQIDVPTRVQTSISMQQIAEPYIRRRAIRHLEKGRVVIFAAGTGNPFFSTDTTAALRAAEIEAEVILMAKNKVDGVYSADPFKDSTAVKYDQLTYMDILNKNLGVMDSTASSLCMDNNIPLIVFAITQQGNIKRVVLGEKIGTIVKGSVD; from the coding sequence TTGGAACAGCCGGTTTTTAAAAGAGTAGTGCTTAAAGTTAGCGGAGAATCATTGGCAGGACCGAACGGATACGGCATTGATGCAGAGATGATTCTTTCGATCGCAGAACAGGTCAAAGAAGTGGTGGAGCTTGGAGTACAAATCGCAATAGTCTGCGGCGGTGGTAATATCTGGCGCGGAATAGCAGGTAGTGCAAGCGGTATTGATCGTGCTACTGCTGACTACATGGGCATGTTGGCTACAGTCATGAATTCACTTGCTCTGCAGGACGCATTAGAACAAATTGATGTACCAACGAGAGTGCAAACTTCTATCTCCATGCAGCAAATCGCTGAGCCTTACATTCGCCGCCGTGCTATTCGGCATCTGGAAAAAGGCCGTGTGGTTATTTTTGCAGCAGGTACGGGTAATCCGTTCTTCTCCACCGATACAACAGCAGCATTAAGAGCAGCTGAGATCGAAGCTGAAGTCATCCTGATGGCAAAGAACAAAGTAGACGGTGTATATTCTGCCGATCCTTTCAAAGACAGCACTGCGGTGAAATATGATCAGCTGACCTATATGGATATTCTGAACAAAAATCTTGGCGTTATGGATTCTACTGCTTCTTCTCTGTGCATGGACAACAATATACCACTCATTGTGTTTGCCATTACGCAACAAGGTAATATCAAACGTGTTGTTCTCGGTGAGAAGATCGGGACTATTGTTAAAGGGAGTGTAGATTAA
- a CDS encoding FliA/WhiG family RNA polymerase sigma factor, with the protein MNERKVSQLETDGLWEQWKEHGDPEAKKKLIESYLHIVDYVSSRLAVGLPKNVSKDDLSSNGIMGLIDAIEKFDYKRGLQFQTYASWRVRGAILDSLRQSDWVPRSVREKARKIEDAYQQLEQKYLRSVSDEEMSQYLDISELEFQNMLQDVAVMTLCSLEDPIREEESETRMSILVDDKAKNPDRKVNEFYLREMLTKGIEKLTVKERTVVSLLYYEDLSLSEIAEVMSLSPSRISQLHSKAILRLRGTLEKNRDLLMQND; encoded by the coding sequence TTGAACGAGCGTAAAGTTTCTCAATTGGAAACTGACGGGTTATGGGAACAGTGGAAAGAACACGGTGATCCTGAAGCCAAAAAAAAATTGATTGAGAGTTACCTTCATATTGTAGATTATGTATCCAGTCGTTTGGCTGTCGGTCTGCCCAAAAATGTATCCAAAGATGATTTGTCAAGCAATGGTATTATGGGACTGATTGATGCTATCGAGAAATTCGATTACAAAAGAGGCCTCCAGTTTCAGACATATGCCTCTTGGCGGGTTCGTGGAGCAATTTTGGATTCATTGCGCCAAAGTGACTGGGTTCCCAGATCGGTACGCGAAAAGGCAAGGAAAATTGAGGATGCTTATCAGCAATTGGAACAGAAATATTTAAGGTCAGTCAGTGACGAGGAAATGAGCCAGTATCTGGATATTAGCGAACTAGAATTTCAAAATATGCTGCAGGATGTGGCGGTTATGACACTCTGCTCACTGGAAGACCCCATTCGTGAAGAAGAATCGGAAACCCGGATGTCCATACTGGTGGACGATAAAGCTAAGAATCCGGACCGAAAGGTAAATGAGTTCTATTTACGTGAAATGCTCACCAAAGGAATTGAGAAATTAACGGTGAAAGAACGGACCGTTGTGTCCCTTTTATATTATGAGGATTTATCTTTAAGCGAGATCGCTGAGGTTATGTCTCTATCCCCCTCACGTATTTCGCAGCTTCATTCCAAGGCTATTTTGCGGCTGAGAGGAACGCTTGAAAAAAACCGCGATCTTCTCATGCAAAACGATTAA
- a CDS encoding isoprenyl transferase, translated as MIKRVQAWLGREDKHQPVEISPDNIPRHVAVIMDGNGRWAKRRGLPRIVGHRNGMKAVKRATIAADELGVQFLTMYAFSTENWKRPKEEVDFLMRLPEEFLAIELDELIEKNVQVRVMGDMNEVPSYTRKAMEVAVARTEGNTGLILNFALNYGGRKEITDCMQALGRDIQAGLLSPEEITSALIDSRLLSSGIPDPDLLIRTSGEMRLSNFMLWQLAYSELWFTDVYWPEFDKEHLLQAVAEYQRRTRRYGGLK; from the coding sequence ATGATTAAACGGGTTCAAGCATGGCTGGGCCGTGAAGACAAGCATCAGCCAGTCGAGATTTCACCGGATAACATTCCCCGACATGTGGCTGTAATTATGGACGGCAATGGGCGTTGGGCCAAGCGACGCGGTTTGCCACGGATTGTCGGTCATCGAAACGGGATGAAGGCTGTTAAACGCGCCACCATTGCCGCAGATGAGCTGGGTGTTCAATTTTTGACCATGTATGCTTTCTCAACGGAAAATTGGAAGCGTCCCAAGGAAGAAGTAGATTTCTTGATGCGTTTGCCGGAGGAGTTCTTGGCGATTGAGCTGGATGAGTTGATCGAGAAGAACGTTCAGGTACGCGTGATGGGCGATATGAACGAAGTACCTTCTTATACCCGTAAAGCTATGGAAGTGGCTGTGGCGCGAACGGAAGGGAATACAGGCCTTATACTGAATTTTGCCTTGAATTATGGGGGACGCAAGGAAATTACGGATTGTATGCAAGCCTTGGGGCGGGACATACAAGCGGGCTTGTTGTCACCTGAAGAAATTACATCAGCACTGATTGACAGTCGTTTGTTGTCCAGCGGCATACCTGATCCTGATCTGCTAATTCGCACTAGTGGTGAAATGCGGCTCAGCAATTTCATGTTATGGCAGCTTGCTTACAGTGAACTATGGTTTACGGATGTGTACTGGCCGGAGTTCGACAAAGAGCATTTGCTTCAGGCAGTGGCTGAATATCAGCGGCGCACACGGCGCTATGGTGGACTGAAGTAG
- the proS gene encoding proline--tRNA ligase: MSKDKQFVTEITPQAQDFSRWYIDVIKKADLMDYSPVRGCIVFKPDGYEIWEHIQEEMNRRFKATGHRNAYFPLFIPESFFQKEKEHIEGFNPELPWVTEAGGDKLEERLAIRPTSETMFGHMYSKWIQSYRDLPVLINQWANVVRWEKRTLPFIRTSEFLWQEGHTAHEEETEAREETMRMLEIYRDFVEGYLAIPVITGQKTPSERFAGAVDTYSIEAMMKDGRAVQAGTSHYLGTKFAVAFDIQYLSRENVLEYVHTTSWGTSTRLIGSLIMVHGDDRGLVLPPKVAPTQVIMIPIGPPKTREAVIGRTDELFQELKSAGIRVRVDDRADVTPGWKFNEYEMRGVPVRLELGPRDMENGVCVLVSRVTGEKKVVQQENLVEEVNAMLEQVHKDMFERALKFREDNFYSVDTLEEMKASMEEKRGFALAGWCGSEECETKVKEETGAGSRNIPFNPAEVKEICICCGEPAKHTVVFAKAY, translated from the coding sequence ATGTCAAAAGATAAGCAGTTCGTTACAGAAATCACACCACAGGCGCAGGATTTCTCACGCTGGTACATTGATGTTATTAAAAAAGCTGACCTGATGGATTACTCTCCAGTACGGGGTTGTATTGTATTTAAGCCGGATGGCTATGAAATTTGGGAGCATATTCAAGAGGAAATGAACCGCCGCTTTAAGGCAACGGGCCACCGTAATGCTTACTTCCCGCTGTTTATTCCAGAAAGCTTTTTTCAAAAGGAAAAGGAACATATTGAGGGTTTCAATCCGGAACTGCCTTGGGTCACTGAAGCAGGTGGAGATAAGCTGGAAGAGCGTCTGGCGATTCGCCCGACTTCGGAAACTATGTTTGGCCATATGTACTCCAAGTGGATTCAATCGTATCGTGACCTACCGGTTCTAATCAACCAATGGGCAAACGTTGTTCGCTGGGAGAAACGGACCCTGCCGTTTATTCGCACAAGTGAATTTCTCTGGCAGGAAGGGCATACCGCGCATGAGGAAGAAACCGAAGCTCGTGAAGAAACGATGCGCATGCTGGAAATCTATCGTGATTTCGTTGAGGGCTACTTGGCCATCCCGGTTATCACTGGGCAGAAGACGCCTTCGGAGAGATTTGCCGGAGCAGTGGATACTTACTCCATTGAGGCCATGATGAAGGATGGACGTGCAGTCCAAGCGGGAACCTCACATTATTTGGGTACCAAATTTGCCGTTGCTTTTGATATCCAATATTTAAGCCGTGAGAACGTGCTTGAGTATGTACACACTACTTCATGGGGAACTAGTACGCGCCTGATCGGTTCGTTAATCATGGTGCATGGTGATGACCGTGGTCTCGTCTTGCCACCAAAGGTTGCCCCAACTCAGGTCATTATGATTCCGATTGGACCACCTAAGACTCGTGAAGCTGTGATTGGACGGACGGACGAGCTGTTCCAGGAACTGAAAAGTGCCGGAATTCGCGTGCGTGTAGACGATCGTGCTGACGTAACGCCTGGCTGGAAATTCAACGAATACGAAATGCGTGGTGTACCTGTCCGTCTGGAGCTTGGACCACGTGATATGGAGAATGGCGTTTGCGTGCTAGTCTCACGTGTTACAGGCGAGAAGAAGGTCGTTCAGCAGGAGAATCTCGTGGAAGAGGTCAACGCCATGCTGGAGCAAGTTCATAAAGACATGTTCGAGCGTGCTTTGAAGTTCCGTGAGGATAACTTCTATTCTGTAGATACACTAGAAGAAATGAAGGCTTCCATGGAAGAGAAACGTGGCTTTGCCCTTGCAGGCTGGTGCGGCTCCGAGGAATGTGAGACCAAGGTTAAAGAAGAAACTGGGGCAGGCAGCCGCAATATTCCTTTTAACCCGGCAGAAGTCAAAGAAATCTGTATTTGCTGTGGAGAGCCAGCTAAGCATACGGTTGTTTTTGCTAAGGCTTACTAA
- the rpsB gene encoding 30S ribosomal protein S2: MAVISMKQLLEAGVHFGHQTRRWNPKMDRYIFTERNGIYIIDLQKTVKKVEEAYNFVKSVAGDGGTILFVGTKKQAQDSVKEEAERSGMFFINQRWLGGTLTNFQTIQKRIDRLKKLEAWEEDGTFAVLPKKEVIILRKEKDRLEKFLGGIKNMKGLPSALFIIDPRKERIAVAEARKLGIPIVAIVDTNCDPDEIDYVIPGNDDAIRAVKLLTGKMADAVVEAHQGEETTTA; the protein is encoded by the coding sequence ATGGCAGTAATCTCCATGAAGCAGCTTCTCGAAGCTGGGGTACACTTCGGTCATCAGACTCGACGTTGGAATCCGAAAATGGATCGTTATATCTTCACTGAAAGAAACGGAATTTACATTATTGACCTGCAAAAAACGGTCAAGAAGGTAGAAGAAGCTTACAACTTTGTGAAAAGTGTTGCTGGTGACGGCGGTACAATCCTATTCGTAGGAACAAAGAAACAAGCACAGGATTCCGTAAAAGAAGAAGCTGAACGTTCAGGTATGTTCTTCATTAACCAACGTTGGCTTGGTGGTACCCTGACTAACTTCCAGACTATTCAGAAGCGTATTGATCGCCTGAAGAAATTGGAAGCTTGGGAAGAAGACGGTACCTTCGCAGTTCTACCTAAGAAAGAGGTTATCATTCTCCGCAAAGAGAAAGATCGTCTTGAAAAATTCTTGGGCGGTATCAAGAACATGAAAGGATTGCCAAGCGCGCTGTTCATTATTGACCCGCGTAAAGAGCGTATCGCTGTTGCGGAAGCTCGCAAACTGGGAATTCCTATCGTTGCTATTGTTGATACTAACTGTGATCCTGACGAAATCGACTATGTTATTCCGGGCAACGACGACGCAATTCGCGCCGTGAAATTGTTGACTGGTAAGATGGCTGATGCTGTTGTAGAAGCCCACCAAGGCGAAGAAACAACTACAGCGTAA
- a CDS encoding FapA family protein, whose product MIGQYALNQYLSITFSEDKEIAYLQFSKKDENFSCSVEDLEGFLLSHNIKFGIQNDIVKRLSEHPEEYFFNRVPIAIGEPAVKGEDGRVMLTVDLEVDRKPLEKADGKVDYKDLIRLHNVRKGQLIAKIIPPRPGKAGKTVTGEELTFKAGKEAYFKIGKNVLIDKDEIAMYAAIDGLVTLTDKGKINVFPVYEVNGDVDYNTGNIDFVGTVVIRGNVLSGFSVKSVGDIRVIGGVEGAELISGGSIEITGGIIGYNKGHVSAGKNVKVSFIQDGNVTAGEDVIVSQSIMHSNIRAGRDVICSGAKGLIVGGIVQAGEKVVARTIGNSMSTATAIEVGVVPELRNEINELRQELRQLLDNEDKTTKALYLLSQLANNGQLSSDKVALRIKLNATKQSHQREEKRIKERVLEIEKMLEDTTRARVEVIKTIYGGSKIVIGRYTRFVKDATERVVFTYNEGDISLSPYI is encoded by the coding sequence ATGATCGGTCAGTACGCTTTGAATCAATACTTAAGCATTACATTTTCGGAGGATAAAGAGATTGCTTATCTTCAATTCTCCAAAAAAGATGAGAACTTTTCCTGCTCAGTTGAAGATCTTGAAGGCTTCCTGCTCAGTCACAATATTAAATTTGGTATTCAGAACGATATAGTTAAACGCCTAAGTGAACATCCAGAAGAATATTTTTTTAATAGGGTACCTATTGCAATTGGTGAACCCGCAGTAAAGGGTGAAGATGGACGGGTTATGCTTACTGTTGATCTGGAAGTGGACCGTAAACCTCTGGAGAAGGCTGATGGCAAGGTGGATTACAAGGATTTAATTCGGCTTCATAACGTCCGTAAAGGTCAATTGATAGCTAAAATTATTCCTCCACGACCTGGGAAGGCTGGTAAGACAGTAACTGGAGAAGAGCTCACTTTCAAGGCAGGAAAAGAAGCCTACTTCAAAATCGGTAAAAACGTGCTGATCGACAAAGACGAAATCGCAATGTATGCAGCAATTGATGGTCTTGTAACACTTACTGATAAAGGAAAGATTAATGTATTCCCTGTGTATGAGGTTAACGGCGATGTTGATTACAACACAGGCAATATTGATTTTGTAGGTACAGTTGTTATCCGAGGGAACGTGCTTTCGGGATTCAGCGTGAAGTCTGTTGGTGATATCCGCGTAATTGGTGGTGTAGAAGGTGCTGAGTTAATATCTGGCGGTTCCATCGAGATTACTGGAGGCATTATCGGTTACAACAAAGGTCATGTAAGCGCTGGAAAAAATGTGAAGGTCTCGTTCATTCAAGATGGAAATGTGACTGCTGGTGAAGATGTTATTGTCTCACAAAGCATAATGCATTCTAATATACGGGCAGGAAGAGATGTCATTTGCAGTGGGGCTAAGGGATTAATTGTTGGTGGTATTGTTCAGGCTGGAGAAAAAGTTGTCGCACGAACAATCGGGAACTCAATGTCAACGGCAACTGCGATCGAGGTTGGTGTTGTTCCTGAATTAAGAAACGAGATAAATGAGTTGCGACAAGAGCTACGGCAGCTGCTGGATAATGAAGATAAAACTACTAAAGCATTATATCTATTGAGTCAATTAGCAAATAACGGGCAACTCTCATCTGACAAAGTAGCACTACGCATTAAACTTAACGCTACCAAACAATCACACCAGCGTGAGGAGAAAAGAATTAAAGAACGTGTGCTGGAGATTGAAAAAATGCTTGAAGACACTACCAGAGCCAGAGTGGAAGTCATAAAGACAATATATGGTGGTTCCAAAATCGTAATTGGCAGATATACTAGATTCGTCAAGGATGCTACGGAACGTGTTGTGTTCACCTATAACGAAGGTGATATTTCTTTATCGCCTTATATTTAA